One Sodalinema gerasimenkoae IPPAS B-353 DNA segment encodes these proteins:
- a CDS encoding DUF760 domain-containing protein, producing the protein MVFDPEIFAQMKESEEVSNQLLAYLQHQSPDILARVAKSASPEIKDIISRNVQGLIGVLPSEEFNVQISTDRENMAGMLASAMMTGYFLRQMEQRMELDHQVSQVDSPKGDSPQGN; encoded by the coding sequence ATGGTTTTCGACCCAGAAATTTTTGCTCAGATGAAAGAAAGCGAGGAGGTTAGCAATCAACTTCTCGCCTATCTGCAACACCAATCCCCAGACATTCTGGCACGGGTCGCCAAGTCGGCAAGTCCAGAAATCAAGGATATCATCTCTCGCAATGTCCAAGGACTCATCGGCGTGCTTCCTTCTGAAGAATTCAATGTCCAAATCTCTACCGACCGCGAGAACATGGCTGGGATGCTGGCTTCAGCCATGATGACGGGTTACTTCCTCCGCCAAATGGAGCAACGGATGGAACTTGACCACCAAGTCTCCCAGGTGGACAGCCCCAAGGGAGACAGCCCTCAGGGCAACTAA
- a CDS encoding type II toxin-antitoxin system VapC family toxin: protein MIIGETGILFCLVDPTQPQHSLYKRSISRYAQPLITTWPCLAEAMYLTSRRGGWAMQKRVGDLLLEGLFVTYAIAPDLIPRLLELMEQYRDRPMDFADASLVLLAEQTGYRQILTLDSDFFFYRIHGRESFEVLPGEEQS from the coding sequence ATGATTATTGGTGAGACCGGCATACTGTTCTGTCTCGTTGATCCCACCCAACCTCAACACAGTCTCTACAAACGATCAATTTCACGTTACGCACAACCCCTGATTACGACTTGGCCTTGCTTGGCTGAAGCCATGTACCTCACGTCCCGTCGCGGGGGTTGGGCGATGCAAAAAAGGGTGGGCGACTTACTCCTCGAAGGTTTGTTCGTCACCTATGCGATCGCCCCCGACCTCATACCAAGACTTCTGGAACTGATGGAACAGTATCGCGATCGCCCGATGGACTTTGCCGATGCCAGCCTTGTTCTCCTGGCAGAACAAACCGGCTACCGCCAAATTCTAACCCTAGATTCAGACTTTTTCTTCTATCGCATTCACGGGCGCGAGAGTTTTGAGGTTTTACCGGGCGAAGAACAATCGTAA
- a CDS encoding methyl-accepting chemotaxis protein, which yields MFSLKQKRIRTWIIGGYAVPIVLSLLSFVMVWNSVRTLQQEADQVEEFIENDRIVDRLELNAQVLSRTLRGYLLEPSEISINTYNEARQNFYADVPLLRERLRGRPELQQLEEIVETIDQLIETHRNIFLQVEAGDRDGAIQSWAQLRGRAQAENIQTLFTNFSEYEKSLVLDSQLAQQESLQLLITTTITFTFLTLSVSTLVGWWVISRITRQMDEAASSVASSSMEIAATMEQQERTASQQAASVNETTTTMDELGASARQVMNQAESATGSANQVLNQADNGTRAVQETLETMYSLKERVSAIAQQILRLSEQTNQIGNISNLVSDLANQTNMLALNAAVEAVRAGEHGKGFSVVASEIRKLADQSKKSAEKINTLVEDIQNAINTTVMVTDEGTKSVESGVAVSQNTSHAFAGVREGINQVVMSNQQITLTLKQQVNAVEQVIEAMTVLNVAAQETATGITQVKEGTQRLNQAAVSLKDLV from the coding sequence ATGTTTTCGTTAAAACAGAAAAGAATTCGGACTTGGATTATTGGTGGCTATGCTGTTCCCATTGTACTCTCCCTGCTGTCTTTTGTCATGGTCTGGAATAGCGTGCGGACATTGCAGCAGGAAGCGGATCAAGTTGAAGAATTTATTGAAAATGATCGCATTGTCGATCGCCTTGAATTGAACGCTCAGGTTTTGTCACGAACCTTACGGGGTTACTTACTTGAACCCAGTGAAATCTCGATCAATACCTATAACGAGGCCCGGCAGAATTTCTACGCCGATGTGCCATTGCTGCGGGAGCGTCTGCGTGGGCGGCCGGAGCTGCAACAGTTGGAGGAGATTGTTGAGACGATCGATCAACTCATTGAAACCCACCGCAACATTTTCCTTCAGGTTGAGGCGGGCGATCGCGACGGGGCCATTCAGAGTTGGGCACAACTACGAGGACGCGCTCAGGCAGAGAACATTCAGACCCTATTCACGAACTTCAGTGAGTATGAAAAGTCTCTGGTCCTCGATAGTCAACTGGCGCAGCAGGAGTCCCTACAACTGCTGATCACCACCACCATTACGTTCACCTTCTTGACCTTGAGCGTCTCGACCTTAGTTGGGTGGTGGGTCATTAGCCGTATTACGCGCCAGATGGATGAGGCGGCCAGTTCTGTGGCCAGTTCCTCGATGGAAATTGCAGCCACCATGGAACAGCAAGAACGGACGGCTAGCCAGCAGGCTGCCTCAGTCAACGAAACCACCACCACCATGGATGAACTCGGGGCCTCGGCCCGTCAGGTGATGAACCAGGCCGAATCGGCAACCGGCAGTGCCAATCAAGTCTTAAATCAAGCGGACAATGGGACGCGCGCGGTGCAAGAAACCCTAGAAACGATGTATTCCCTCAAAGAGCGAGTCTCGGCGATCGCCCAACAAATTTTACGCTTAAGCGAGCAAACTAACCAAATTGGTAATATTTCCAATCTGGTGAGCGATTTAGCCAACCAAACCAATATGTTGGCCCTCAATGCGGCAGTGGAAGCGGTGCGAGCAGGGGAACATGGTAAGGGCTTCTCGGTGGTAGCTAGTGAAATCCGCAAACTGGCGGATCAGAGCAAAAAATCCGCTGAGAAAATCAACACCCTGGTTGAAGATATCCAGAATGCCATCAATACCACGGTCATGGTCACCGATGAAGGCACGAAAAGCGTCGAATCGGGGGTGGCGGTGAGTCAGAACACCTCCCACGCCTTTGCTGGGGTGCGAGAGGGCATTAACCAGGTGGTGATGAGTAACCAGCAAATTACCCTCACCCTCAAACAACAGGTGAATGCGGTTGAACAGGTAATTGAGGCCATGACCGTTCTCAATGTCGCGGCCCAGGAAACAGCAACGGGTATCACCCAAGTTAAAGAGGGAACCCAACGGCTCAACCAGGCGGCTGTTTCGCTCAAAGACCTCGTTTAA
- a CDS encoding ribbon-helix-helix domain-containing protein yields the protein MNIILPRELEQIIQNQLENGQYSSAVDVVRAALVLLEEHEHRDRHEEIDGEAAIEGQQTTPEQPDSDRDYGVAWAKWFQDLENIEPTIDRATVKPSKSEIEEMIVEKYRQQGLEL from the coding sequence ATGAACATCATCCTTCCCCGCGAACTCGAACAGATTATCCAAAATCAATTAGAAAACGGACAGTATTCGTCTGCTGTTGACGTTGTGCGTGCTGCCTTAGTGCTCCTCGAAGAACACGAACACCGCGATCGCCATGAAGAAATTGATGGAGAGGCGGCGATCGAGGGACAGCAAACGACACCTGAACAGCCCGATTCCGATCGCGACTATGGTGTTGCCTGGGCAAAATGGTTCCAAGACTTAGAAAATATAGAACCGACCATTGATCGTGCCACCGTAAAGCCGAGCAAATCTGAAATTGAAGAGATGATTGTTGAAAAATATCGCCAACAAGGCTTAGAACTATGA
- a CDS encoding HhoA/HhoB/HtrA family serine endopeptidase codes for MNLSGRQLAVYVLLLTLGGGIGSFVSRQSWEGTFSPSNPESNLTLDPVVLQPTQWQLDPSPEEIDNQLHSSPNFIAQAAERVGPAVVRIDATRRISSRSPNSLPDHLFRRFFGEESPRRTERTERGTGSGFILAADGQILTNAHVVEGADVVEVTLRDGRKFDGQVIGRDALTDVAVVKIEAVGLPTATLGSSDNLVAGQWAIAIGNPLGLDNTVTVGIISATGRSSAQVGISDKRVRFVQTDAAINPGNSGGPLLNDRGEVIGVNTAIRANAQGLGFAIPIETAQRIAEQLFATGKAQHPFLGVEMLDLTAEIRAEIERNPQFNLNLTQDHGVLVRGVRSNSPAARSGIRVGDIITRIDGQIVDTALDVQAAVERSQVGQRLPIEVLRDGELRTIPVRPEAMSDQDSFG; via the coding sequence ATGAATCTTTCCGGGAGACAACTCGCCGTCTATGTGCTTCTGTTAACTCTAGGAGGGGGCATTGGTAGCTTTGTCAGTCGTCAGAGTTGGGAGGGGACGTTTAGCCCCTCTAACCCCGAGTCTAACTTGACCTTAGACCCTGTGGTGTTGCAGCCAACTCAATGGCAGCTCGACCCCTCCCCAGAAGAGATTGATAATCAGTTACACAGCAGCCCTAACTTTATCGCTCAGGCTGCCGAACGAGTGGGGCCGGCGGTGGTGCGTATCGATGCCACCCGTCGGATTAGCTCCCGCAGTCCCAACTCTCTGCCAGATCATCTATTTCGCCGCTTTTTTGGGGAGGAGTCCCCACGACGCACAGAGCGCACCGAACGAGGCACGGGGTCAGGCTTTATTCTGGCGGCTGATGGGCAAATTCTCACCAATGCTCATGTGGTGGAAGGGGCCGATGTGGTAGAGGTGACCCTGCGAGATGGGCGTAAATTTGACGGTCAGGTGATTGGCCGGGATGCGTTGACCGATGTAGCGGTGGTGAAGATTGAGGCCGTGGGATTGCCCACCGCCACCCTCGGTTCCTCGGATAACTTGGTGGCCGGACAATGGGCGATCGCCATCGGCAACCCCTTAGGCTTAGATAATACGGTGACCGTGGGGATTATTAGTGCGACCGGGCGATCGAGTGCCCAGGTGGGGATTAGTGATAAGCGGGTGCGCTTTGTGCAAACCGATGCAGCTATTAATCCCGGTAATTCTGGAGGGCCCTTGCTCAATGACCGAGGCGAGGTGATTGGGGTCAATACCGCAATTCGGGCTAACGCTCAGGGCTTAGGCTTTGCCATTCCCATTGAAACCGCCCAACGCATTGCCGAGCAACTCTTTGCCACTGGCAAGGCACAACATCCCTTCTTAGGGGTGGAAATGCTGGATTTAACCGCTGAAATTCGGGCGGAAATCGAACGCAATCCCCAGTTTAACTTGAATCTAACCCAAGACCATGGGGTTCTGGTTCGGGGAGTCCGCTCCAACTCTCCTGCGGCTCGTTCAGGAATCCGCGTTGGTGACATTATTACCCGCATCGATGGGCAGATTGTCGATACCGCGTTGGATGTCCAGGCGGCGGTAGAGCGATCGCAGGTGGGTCAGCGGCTACCCATTGAGGTGCTGCGGGACGGCGAGCTACGAACGATTCCCGTCCGTCCCGAGGCTATGTCTGATCAGGACAGTTTTGGCTAG
- the gghA gene encoding glucosylglycerol hydrolase codes for MVTTTRRAAEITLVADETQKLLDWVQGVQASDETIFHKSQQIARRLGAYYRPDGLTEIGFWVPELSPGEIQPKNIYLEIFTPLNDIHPSENLQTVKFRREYVNLHRDGEYMWGVLSGMKAGDADHFGSFYWLRYLDHENEIRTIGDFLADSLPYGVYAPAEVYDRDKLHRDRRDAAYFEQFRTDDGSPVKVKPPTNILQLHVNTASPNGYLSGLTQLFQQISDKLANGEPLTPAEENYVGYEAVQLLPIEPTVEYLGHREHGHGFFFCGDEDRLHMDPDSESIEHEADEIQVQLKKPDTENWGYDIVIFGMAATNPSVLETQRPDEVVEFVETLHNFSTGPIQVIYDIVYGHADNQALNLLNGRFLKGPNMYGQDVNHQNPGVRAILLEMQRRKSDTGVDGIRVDGAQDFKYFNPMSGRVEYDDVYLQEMDQVPQEIAGSCRYPFTIFEDGRPWPDEGWEEISTYRDIIEFLPESFQWGPLVFAHNTPGLKKFWSRKWKRVCEVMQVGSNWITGCGNHDTLRRGTQVEADMPINWNLGKTLPEVINNAYDNPAITMLVYGFSPGLPMDFINCTMRAPWGFLRNTDERYGVKVVAEETGFLDWQVEPDVYDLSGIFPRLKRMGFKKVAELRQFMRGLQHAIEETDYDLDEVAQICQRHLGPTSNSPEAQEEAKTLTSAAQWQKLNVPEKSPILQELDVGKLKEFATNFMEDAHEICNVWKHEQFLDPKQTAYNRQLRQFRLDRPWLRDNLGARDRFNHIDEETATLYYGLRTSPDETEQVAIATHMGGDPLTVTLADWLQLDLEEWEIALTSPGLEISDLRTLTLSDSQAVLLTRTNR; via the coding sequence ATGGTTACAACCACTCGTCGCGCGGCCGAAATTACCCTCGTTGCCGATGAAACCCAAAAACTTCTGGATTGGGTGCAGGGGGTTCAAGCCTCTGATGAAACGATTTTTCACAAATCCCAACAGATTGCGCGCCGTTTAGGGGCCTACTATCGTCCCGATGGCTTGACAGAAATTGGCTTCTGGGTTCCCGAACTCAGTCCTGGGGAGATTCAACCGAAAAATATCTATCTGGAAATCTTCACCCCCCTCAACGACATTCATCCCAGTGAAAATTTACAAACCGTTAAGTTCCGTCGCGAGTATGTGAACTTACACCGGGATGGCGAATATATGTGGGGGGTCTTGTCGGGGATGAAAGCCGGCGATGCTGACCACTTCGGTTCCTTCTATTGGCTGCGATATCTCGATCATGAAAACGAGATTCGTACCATTGGCGATTTCTTGGCCGATTCTCTGCCCTATGGGGTTTATGCCCCCGCAGAGGTGTACGATCGCGATAAACTCCACCGCGATCGCCGCGATGCCGCCTATTTCGAACAATTCCGCACGGACGATGGTAGCCCCGTCAAAGTGAAGCCCCCCACCAACATCTTGCAGCTTCACGTCAACACGGCCTCGCCCAATGGCTATCTCTCGGGGTTAACGCAACTATTTCAGCAGATTTCCGATAAACTCGCCAACGGAGAACCGCTCACCCCGGCCGAAGAAAACTATGTCGGCTATGAAGCGGTGCAACTCCTCCCCATCGAACCCACCGTTGAATATCTCGGTCATCGAGAACATGGTCATGGCTTCTTTTTCTGTGGGGATGAAGACCGTCTGCACATGGACCCGGACAGTGAATCCATTGAACATGAGGCGGACGAAATTCAGGTTCAACTCAAGAAACCTGACACAGAAAACTGGGGCTATGACATCGTCATTTTTGGCATGGCCGCCACCAACCCCTCTGTCTTAGAAACCCAGCGGCCTGATGAAGTAGTGGAGTTTGTTGAAACTCTCCATAACTTCTCCACCGGACCGATTCAGGTGATTTACGATATCGTCTATGGTCACGCTGATAACCAAGCCCTCAATCTTCTCAATGGTCGCTTCTTGAAAGGCCCTAATATGTATGGCCAGGATGTGAACCACCAGAATCCAGGGGTGCGGGCAATTCTACTGGAGATGCAGCGTCGCAAGTCAGACACCGGCGTGGACGGGATTCGCGTTGATGGTGCCCAGGACTTTAAATACTTTAATCCCATGTCCGGGCGGGTGGAATACGATGATGTCTATCTGCAAGAGATGGACCAAGTTCCCCAAGAGATTGCCGGCAGTTGTCGCTACCCCTTCACCATTTTTGAAGATGGGCGGCCCTGGCCCGATGAAGGTTGGGAAGAGATTTCCACCTATCGAGACATTATTGAATTTTTGCCGGAAAGTTTCCAATGGGGGCCGTTGGTCTTTGCCCACAATACTCCCGGTTTGAAGAAGTTCTGGAGTCGTAAATGGAAGCGTGTCTGTGAAGTGATGCAAGTGGGGTCTAACTGGATTACCGGTTGCGGAAACCACGACACCCTACGGCGGGGAACACAGGTGGAAGCCGATATGCCCATTAACTGGAATTTGGGTAAAACCTTGCCGGAGGTGATTAATAATGCCTATGATAATCCGGCGATTACTATGTTGGTGTATGGGTTTAGTCCGGGACTGCCTATGGACTTTATTAACTGCACCATGCGCGCGCCTTGGGGCTTTTTACGCAACACCGACGAGCGCTATGGGGTGAAGGTGGTCGCAGAGGAAACAGGATTCCTCGATTGGCAAGTGGAACCCGATGTATATGATTTGTCGGGCATCTTTCCTCGTCTCAAGCGGATGGGATTCAAGAAAGTGGCCGAGTTGCGGCAGTTTATGCGCGGCTTGCAACATGCCATTGAGGAGACGGATTATGACCTCGATGAGGTGGCTCAAATTTGCCAGCGCCATTTAGGACCCACGTCAAATTCTCCTGAGGCCCAGGAGGAAGCCAAAACTCTGACTTCGGCGGCCCAATGGCAGAAGCTGAATGTGCCTGAAAAATCGCCGATTCTGCAAGAGTTGGATGTGGGCAAACTCAAGGAGTTCGCCACGAATTTTATGGAAGATGCCCATGAAATCTGTAATGTTTGGAAACATGAGCAATTCCTAGATCCAAAACAGACGGCCTATAATCGGCAACTGCGTCAGTTCCGCTTAGATCGTCCCTGGTTACGGGACAATTTGGGCGCCCGCGATCGCTTCAATCATATTGATGAAGAGACGGCAACCCTCTATTACGGACTGCGCACCAGTCCTGATGAGACGGAACAGGTGGCGATCGCCACTCACATGGGCGGCGACCCCCTCACGGTCACTCTAGCCGATTGGCTACAACTGGATTTAGAGGAGTGGGAGATTGCCCTCACCTCGCCGGGGTTAGAGATTAGCGATTTACGAACCCTCACCCTCAGCGACAGTCAAGCGGTATTACTTACTCGGACGAACCGCTAA
- a CDS encoding DUF3153 domain-containing protein, which translates to MKSVLTPVYAAIAAALFWLLGRLRRSRTLVVATIAALLLSGCVRYDVGIHFDSQTHGEIVQDVTLSQRFVNLSRTTVDSWTESLKRRARSLQGYTQQMGDRRWRVVIPFNNGDDLVYKFEQFFNPVEQNGLTPEQAGEIPELETHLAVDQQNFIFAISNHLSLEVDLRALGVLSTEGNVLISPTGLVDVSFRLITPWGAKLATVSGPNPPTFEENTLIWPLEPGETQHLEVDFWVPSPIGIGAVLIILLVAIASYLKDKLLPALGIGRSPRASTPPPIESPSETPSS; encoded by the coding sequence GTGAAGTCTGTTCTTACTCCAGTCTACGCGGCGATCGCGGCGGCCCTGTTCTGGCTCCTAGGTCGGCTACGGCGATCGCGAACGCTCGTCGTCGCGACAATTGCTGCCCTATTGCTGTCAGGATGTGTCCGCTACGATGTGGGGATTCACTTTGACAGCCAAACCCATGGGGAAATTGTCCAGGATGTGACCCTATCACAACGGTTTGTTAACCTCAGCCGCACCACGGTGGATAGTTGGACCGAGAGCCTGAAACGACGGGCGCGATCGCTGCAAGGCTATACCCAACAAATGGGCGATCGCCGCTGGCGAGTGGTCATCCCCTTTAATAATGGTGACGACCTCGTCTATAAGTTTGAACAGTTCTTTAACCCAGTCGAGCAAAACGGCCTCACCCCAGAACAGGCCGGCGAGATTCCTGAGCTGGAAACCCATCTGGCGGTTGATCAACAAAACTTTATTTTCGCCATCTCCAACCATCTGAGCCTAGAGGTGGACTTACGGGCCTTGGGGGTGCTGTCAACGGAGGGGAATGTGCTGATTAGTCCCACGGGGCTTGTGGATGTGAGCTTCCGTCTCATCACCCCCTGGGGGGCAAAACTGGCGACGGTTTCGGGGCCCAACCCCCCCACATTTGAGGAGAACACCCTGATTTGGCCCCTGGAACCGGGAGAAACCCAACATTTAGAAGTGGATTTCTGGGTTCCTAGCCCCATTGGGATTGGTGCGGTGCTGATTATTCTCCTGGTGGCGATCGCCTCCTATCTCAAAGACAAGTTGCTGCCCGCCCTAGGGATTGGACGTTCCCCGCGCGCCTCAACTCCTCCTCCCATCGAGTCGCCCTCAGAAACCCCCAGCTCTTAA
- the scpB gene encoding SMC-Scp complex subunit ScpB: MTSPKKQPQRRLATVLEAILYLKGQALTLSQLADCAGCDRPQVQEALLELMDDYARRDSALEIVELKGQYSLQLRESFQDVMLELVPAELGLGAQRTLAAIAIKQPLLQSDLVELRGSGAYQQVKDLMELGLVRRRKSSDGRSYELRLTDKFHQYFQLQGTVQSLDMIAKG; encoded by the coding sequence ATGACGTCACCGAAAAAACAGCCCCAGCGGCGCTTAGCTACCGTATTAGAAGCCATTTTGTATCTTAAGGGACAAGCCCTGACCTTGAGCCAGTTGGCCGACTGTGCTGGCTGCGATCGCCCCCAAGTCCAAGAGGCCCTGTTAGAGTTGATGGATGATTATGCTCGACGGGATAGCGCCCTGGAAATTGTGGAACTCAAGGGCCAATATAGCTTGCAACTGCGGGAAAGTTTCCAAGATGTGATGTTAGAGTTGGTGCCAGCGGAACTGGGACTGGGGGCCCAACGCACTCTGGCGGCGATCGCCATCAAGCAGCCGTTGCTTCAGTCGGATCTCGTGGAGCTGCGTGGCTCAGGCGCCTATCAACAAGTCAAAGACCTCATGGAACTGGGATTAGTCCGTCGCCGCAAATCCTCTGATGGCCGCTCCTATGAACTGCGCCTAACGGATAAGTTTCACCAATATTTTCAACTGCAAGGAACGGTACAATCCCTTGATATGATCGCCAAGGGGTAG